One window from the genome of Amaranthus tricolor cultivar Red isolate AtriRed21 chromosome 9, ASM2621246v1, whole genome shotgun sequence encodes:
- the LOC130824620 gene encoding sugar transport protein 14, with protein MAGGGFVDGVPAGRAEMYEYRITPYFIFACIVAASGGSLFGYDLGVSGGVTSMDDFLKEFFPKVFRRKHAHLLETDYCKYDDQLLTLFTSSLYYAALVSTFGASVVTRTKGRRASILVGGASFFVGGIINAFAKNIAMLIIGRIFLGFGIGFGNQAVPLYLSEMAPAKIRGAVNQLFQLTTCLGILVANFINYGTAHIHPHGWRISVGLACLPATLMFVGGLFLPETPNSLVEQGKLDLGRKVLEKVRGTSNVDAEFADLVDASEAARAIKHPFRNLLQRKNRPQLIIGAIALPAFQQLTGMNSILFYAPVFFQSLGFNTNASLYSSTITNGALVLAALISMGLVDRFGRRAFYIEAGIEMFMEMVAVGITLGIYFGDSKTLPKSVGYFLVIMICLFVLAYGRSWGPLGWLVPSELFPLETRSAGQSIVVCVNMIFTALIAQCFLVALCHLKFGIFLLFAGLIMVMTTFVFFFLPETKQVPIEEIIFLWRDHWFWKNYITEEDVKAHTGGDKQQA; from the exons ATGGCTGGAGGAGGATTTGTTGATGGAGTGCCGGCAGGAAGGGCGGAGATGTACGAGTATAGGATTACTCCTTACTTTATTTTCGCTTGTATTGTTGCTGCCAGTGGTGGATCTCTCTTTGGCTACGATCTTGGTGTCTctg GTGGAGTGACTTCAATGGATGATTTTCTAAAGGAATTCTTCCCAAAGGTATTCAGAAGGAAACATGCCCATTTGCTCGAGACAGATTACTGTAAGTACGACGATCAGCTTCTGACTCTCTTCACATCGTCCCTGTACTACGCAGCTCTTGTGTCTACGTTCGGGGCTTCTGTTGTAACTCGAACCAAGGGCAGACGAGCCAGTATTCTAGTTGGTGGTGCCAGTTTCTTTGTCGGAGGAATCATCAACGCCTTTGCCAAAAACATCGCCATGCTCATTATTGGCCGAATTTTCCTTGGTTTTGGCATTGGATTTGGCAACCAA GCAGTTCCTCTGTATCTGTCTGAAATGGCACCAGCAAAAATCCGAGGGGCAGTTAACCAACTATTTCAGCTTACGACATGTTTGGGGATTCTGGTAGCGAACTTTATTAACTACGGGACTGCACACATTCATCCCCATGGATGGAGAATTTCAGTCGGTTTGGCGTGCCTTCCTGCAACGCTTATGTTCGTTGGTGGGCTATTCCTTCCGGAAACCCCCAACAGTCTGGTCGAGCAAGGAAAGTTAGATTTAGGAAGGAAAGTTTTGGAGAAAGTTAGAGGAACTTCAAATGTTGATGCTGAGTTCGCTGATCTCGTGGATGCAAGTGAAGCGGCTAGGGCTATCAAGCATCCTTTCCGGAACCTTCTACAAAGGAAAAACCGTCCTCAGCTGATCATCGGAGCTATAGCACTCCCTGCATTCCAACAACTCACTGGCATGAACTCCATTCTTTTCTATGCTCCTGTTTTCTTCCAGAGTTTGGGTTTTAACACAAACGCATCTCTATATTCATCGACGATTACCAATGGAGCACTTGTGCTTGCCGCACTGATTTCAATGGGTTTGGTGGATAGATTTGGTAGAAGAGCCTTCTACATTGAAGCTGGTATTGAAATGTTCATGGAAATG GTGGCTGTAGGCATCACTCTAGGCATCTACTTCGGGGACAGTAAGACATTACCAAAGAGCGTTGGCTACTTCCTCGTAATCATGATCTGCTTGTTCGTGTTAGCCTACGGAAGGTCATGGGGCCCATTAGGGTGGCTTGTCCCGAGTGAGCTGTTCCCACTAGAGACAAGATCAGCAGGGCAGAGTATAGTGGTGTGTGTGAACATGATCTTTACAGCCTTAATTGCACAATGCTTCCTAGTCGCGCTTTGTCACCTAAAATTCGGTATCTTCCTGTTGTTCGCGGGACTCATCATGGTTATGACGACCTTTGTATTCTTCTTCCTACCTGAGACGAAACAGGTTCCGATTGAAGAAATCATTTTCCTGTGGAGAGATCATTGGTTTTGGAAAAACTATATAACAGAAGAAGATGTTAAGGCTCATACTGGTGGTGATAAGCAGCAAGCATAG